The proteins below come from a single Drosophila kikkawai strain 14028-0561.14 chromosome 3R, DkikHiC1v2, whole genome shotgun sequence genomic window:
- the TwdlQ gene encoding uncharacterized protein TwdlQ, producing the protein MRGFLLICFLVSVSAAKLGYNYRAAAGDRRFAGLIDEEATGFSSTSSQHQQTQHQQTQQQLLQPEPQQQTPAAVDEFSKEFFTYSAPEEEFADHESTEHIASMLKRNLRVLFIKSPEHQGLANAALQLAKQASEQRTAIYVLSKQADVAQLAQRIQSEQQAQTQNHKPEVHFVKYRTPEDAVRAQQLIQQQFDALGGSSRSSDEGVAPVLDFSSAPATAAVAGQDQQQAQGLAAPLTKYLPATALRSR; encoded by the exons ATGCGTGGATTTCTG TTAATTTGTTTCTTAGTCTCCGTTTCGGCGGCCAAATTGGGTTACAATTACCGGGCTGCGGCAGGCGATCGCCGTTTTGCTGGACTCATCGATGAAGAGGCCACAGGATTTAGTTCCACTTCCTCGCAGCATCAACAGACGCAGCACCAACAGACGCAGCAGCAACTGTTGCAGCCTGAGCCGCAACAACAAACACCGGCAGCTGTGGATGAGTTCAGTAAGGAGTTCTTCACGTACTCTGCCCCGGAGGAGGAGTTCGCCGACCACGAGTCCACGGAGCACATTGCCAGTATGCTGAAGCGTAACCTGCGGGTTCTCTTCATCAAGTCGCCGGAGCACCAGGGCCTGGCCAATGCAGCCCTCCAGCTGGCCAAGCAGGCCAGTGAGCAGCGCACCGCCATCTATGTCCTCAGCAAGCAGGCTGATGTGGCCCAGCTGGCCCAGAGGATTCAGAGCGAACAGCAGGCCCAGACCCAAAACCACAAGCCGGAGGTGCACTTTGTCAAGTATCGCACACCCGAGGACGCGGTGCGAGCCCAGCAGCTCATCCAGCAGCAGTTTGACGCTTTGGGTGGAAGCTCGCGCAGCTCCGATGAGGGTGTGGCCCCTGTCCTGGACTTCAGCTCGGCACCAGCAACCGCCGCTGTTGCTGGACAGGATCAGCAGCAGGCTCAGGGTCTGGCAGCTCCTCTTACAAAGTATCTGCCAGCGACAGCGCTCCGCAGCAGATAG